From Vitis vinifera cultivar Pinot Noir 40024 chromosome 14, ASM3070453v1, a single genomic window includes:
- the LOC100257626 gene encoding large ribosomal subunit protein bL12c codes for MAASLSTLTLRSPSCPTLSSSFPTHSFKQTLDFPFRNPKIIHRATFVRPISAVAAPEKIEKIGTELSNLTLEEARILVDWLQDKLGVSAAAFAPAAVAVAPGAVADAPAVVEEKTEFDVMIEDVPSNARIATIKAVRALTSLALKEAKELIEGLPKKFKEGVSKEEAEEAKKQLEEAGAKVAIV; via the coding sequence ATGGCGGCATCTCTGTCAACTCTCACCCTACGTTCCCCATCTTGTCCTACgctatcttcttcttttcctaCGCATTCCTTCAAGCAAACCCTAGATTTCCCTTTCCGAAACCCTAAAATCATACATAGAGCCACTTTCGTTCGCCCTATCTCCGCCGTGGCCGCTCCCGAGAAGATTGAAAAAATCGGCACCGAGCTCTCCAATTTGACCCTAGAAGAGGCTCGAATCCTCGTTGACTGGCTCCAGGACAAGCTTGGAGTCTCTGCTGCCGCCTTCGCACCGGCTGCCGTCGCGGTCGCTCCGGGTGCCGTTGCCGACGCTCCTGCGGTGGTGGAAGAGAAGACGGAGTTCGATGTCATGATTGAGGACGTTCCAAGCAACGCGAGGATTGCGACGATTAAGGCCGTGAGAGCGCTCACGAGCTTGGCGTTGAAGGAGGCGAAGGAGTTGATTGAAGGCTTGCCTAAGAAGTTCAAGGAAGGCGTTTCGAAGGAGGAAGCTGAAGAAGCGAAGAAGCAGCTTGAAGAAGCCGGAGCTAAGGTCGCCATTGTGTAG